AACGTCTTCGGTGGCATCACCGCCTGTGACGAGGTCGCCAACGGCATCGTCCAGGCGCTGCAGCTGCTCGCCGACAAGGGCGAGGAAGTCACCAAGCCGCTGGTCGTCCGTCTGGACGGCAACAACGCCGAGCTGGGTCGCAAGATCCTCTCCGACGCCAACCACCCGCTGGTCCAGCGCGTGGACACCATGGACGGCGCGGCCGACAAGGCCGCCGAGCTCGCGGCTGCGAAGTAAGGACGAGGGAAAACAGCCATGGCTATCTTCCTCAACAAGGACAGCAAGGTCATCGTCCAGGGCATGACCGGTGCCACGGGCATGAAGCACACCAAGCTCATGCTGGCCGACGGCACGAACATCGTCGGTGGCGTGAACCCGCGCAAGGCGGGCACGTCCGTCGACATCGACGGCAACGAGATCCCGGTCTTCGGCACGGTCGCCGAGGCGATCGAGAAGACGGGCGCCAACGTGTCCGTCCTCTTCGTACCGCCGGCCTTCGCCAAGGCCGCCGTGGTCGAGGCGATCGACGCCGAGATCCCGCTCGCGGTCGTCATCACCGAGGGCATCGCGGTCCACGACTCGGCCGCGTTCTACGCGTACGCCGTGTCGCAGGGCAACAAGACCCGGATCATCGGCCCGAACTGCCCCGGTCTCATCACCCCGGGCCAGTCGAACGCCGGCATCATCCCGGGCGACATC
Above is a window of Streptomyces sp. NBC_00490 DNA encoding:
- the sucD gene encoding succinate--CoA ligase subunit alpha yields the protein MAIFLNKDSKVIVQGMTGATGMKHTKLMLADGTNIVGGVNPRKAGTSVDIDGNEIPVFGTVAEAIEKTGANVSVLFVPPAFAKAAVVEAIDAEIPLAVVITEGIAVHDSAAFYAYAVSQGNKTRIIGPNCPGLITPGQSNAGIIPGDITKPGRIGLVSKSGTLTYQMMYELRDIGFSSAVGIGGDPVIGTTHIDALAAFEADPDTDLIVMIGEIGGDAEERAAAFIAENVKKPVVGYVAGFTAPEGKTMGHAGAIVSGSSGTAAAKKEALEAAGVKVGKTPTETAKLAREILAG